In Nostoc sp. UHCC 0926, a single genomic region encodes these proteins:
- a CDS encoding carbohydrate ABC transporter permease: MNQLTPKNWIFIKQRLTPYLFLLPALLLLGLTVFLPALQAFYLSFTRYEDIAQPPQWIGFANFFKLWKDAVFWKTLENTFLYLVGVVPILVIAPLVLAILVNQKLRGMNWFRAAYYTPVVISMVVAGIAWKWLYAENGLLNQLLKALGLFPEGIPWLTSPAKIFGIVPISLASVMAVTVWKGLGYYMVIYLAGLQSIPGDVYEAAAIDGSDGISKHWDITIPLMKPYLALVAVISAISATKVFEEVYIMTQGGPLSSSKTIVYYLYEQAFNNLEMSYACTIGLVLFLIILGLSILRLVINQQGDDNITI; the protein is encoded by the coding sequence ATGAATCAATTGACGCCTAAAAATTGGATATTCATTAAACAGCGGCTGACTCCTTATTTATTTTTACTACCCGCCTTACTTCTTCTGGGGTTAACAGTCTTTTTACCTGCACTGCAAGCGTTTTACCTCAGCTTTACTAGGTATGAAGATATTGCCCAACCGCCACAATGGATAGGTTTCGCCAACTTCTTTAAGCTTTGGAAGGATGCAGTTTTTTGGAAAACCTTAGAAAACACTTTTTTATATCTTGTGGGTGTAGTCCCAATTTTAGTAATTGCTCCCTTAGTGCTGGCAATTTTGGTAAATCAGAAACTGCGGGGGATGAATTGGTTTAGAGCAGCCTACTACACCCCAGTGGTAATTTCAATGGTGGTTGCGGGAATAGCTTGGAAATGGCTGTATGCAGAAAACGGATTACTGAATCAGTTACTGAAAGCTTTGGGCCTTTTCCCAGAAGGTATTCCTTGGCTAACTAGCCCAGCAAAAATTTTTGGCATTGTACCAATTTCTCTTGCCAGCGTCATGGCTGTCACTGTGTGGAAGGGACTAGGTTACTACATGGTGATTTATTTAGCGGGGTTGCAATCGATTCCTGGAGATGTGTATGAAGCCGCTGCGATCGATGGCTCTGATGGTATTAGCAAACATTGGGATATTACCATACCTTTGATGAAGCCGTATCTAGCACTAGTGGCAGTGATTTCGGCTATTTCTGCGACCAAAGTGTTTGAAGAAGTATATATTATGACCCAAGGGGGCCCACTCAGTAGCTCGAAAACGATTGTTTATTATCTATATGAGCAAGCCTTCAACAATTTAGAAATGAGCTACGCTTGCACAATTGGGCTAGTGTTATTTTTGATAATTTTGGGGTTATCAATTTTACGATTAGTTATTAATCAGCAGGGGGACGATAATATCACAATCTGA